One window of Tenacibaculum maritimum NCIMB 2154 genomic DNA carries:
- the metG gene encoding methionine--tRNA ligase, with protein MSTPKRYTITAALPYTNGPVHIGHLAGVYVPADIYARYLRLKGEDVVFVCGSDEHGVPITIKAKKEGVTPQEIVDKYNEIIKNSFVDFGITFDNYSRTSAKIHHDTAADFFTKLYNDGEFVEEVTAQLYDEEANQYLADRFVIGTCPKCGNEESYGDQCEKCGTSHNATDLINPKSAITGNVPTLKETKHWFLPLDKHEAFLKEWILEGHKNDWKPNVLGQVKSWIDDGLRPRAVTRDLNWGIPVPVAGADGKVLYVWFDAPIGYISATKEWAEKTGKNWEPYWKDKNTKLIHFIGKDNIVFHCIIFPAMLKAHGNYILPENVPANEFLNLEGNKLSTSKNWAVWLHEYLQDFPNQQDVLRYTLTANAPETKDNDFTWNDFQAKNNNELVAIFGNFINRVVVLTNKYYSGIVPQPNEFSEVDEDTLAALKEYPNIIGKSIERYRFREASQELMNLARLGNKYLADEEPWKVIKQNEERVQTIMYVALQIAAGLSVLCEPFLPFTARKLKAILHIDADLSWGEIASKEVLLPAAHPINKAALLFAKIEDQEITAQLEKLQATKQANEAENKVIEPQKETIDFEDFTKLDMRVGTILEATKVPKTKKLLQLKVDVGIDVRTIVSGIAETFKPEDIIGQQVTVLCNLAPRKLRGIESQGMILMTDTPDGKLAFVEPAQPVKNGEAIA; from the coding sequence ATGAGTACTCCTAAAAGATATACGATTACTGCAGCATTACCCTACACTAACGGCCCCGTACATATTGGCCATTTGGCAGGTGTATATGTTCCTGCTGATATTTATGCACGCTATTTACGTTTAAAAGGTGAAGATGTTGTTTTTGTTTGTGGTTCTGATGAGCACGGAGTACCAATTACTATCAAAGCTAAGAAGGAGGGAGTTACCCCTCAAGAAATTGTAGATAAATACAACGAAATTATTAAAAATTCATTTGTTGATTTCGGAATTACTTTTGATAATTACTCACGTACCTCTGCTAAAATTCATCATGATACTGCTGCTGATTTTTTCACCAAATTATATAACGACGGTGAATTTGTAGAAGAAGTAACGGCACAGTTATATGATGAAGAAGCCAATCAATATTTAGCCGATCGCTTTGTAATAGGTACCTGTCCGAAATGTGGTAATGAAGAGAGTTACGGAGATCAATGCGAAAAATGTGGTACTAGCCATAACGCAACTGATTTGATCAATCCTAAATCGGCTATCACAGGAAATGTTCCTACTTTAAAAGAAACAAAACATTGGTTTCTTCCCTTAGACAAACACGAAGCTTTTTTAAAAGAATGGATTCTAGAAGGTCATAAAAATGACTGGAAACCCAATGTGTTAGGACAAGTAAAATCTTGGATTGATGATGGTTTAAGACCAAGAGCTGTTACACGTGATTTGAACTGGGGGATTCCTGTTCCTGTTGCAGGTGCAGACGGAAAAGTTTTATACGTTTGGTTTGATGCTCCTATCGGATATATTTCTGCTACCAAGGAATGGGCTGAAAAAACAGGAAAAAACTGGGAACCATATTGGAAAGATAAAAACACTAAATTGATACACTTTATTGGAAAAGATAATATTGTTTTCCACTGTATTATTTTTCCTGCAATGCTAAAAGCTCATGGAAATTATATTTTACCTGAAAATGTACCTGCTAATGAATTTTTAAACTTGGAAGGAAATAAACTATCTACTTCTAAAAATTGGGCTGTTTGGTTACATGAGTACTTGCAAGATTTTCCTAACCAACAAGATGTACTCCGTTATACATTAACAGCCAATGCTCCCGAAACAAAGGATAACGATTTTACTTGGAATGATTTTCAAGCAAAAAACAACAATGAATTGGTTGCTATTTTCGGAAACTTTATCAATAGAGTTGTAGTCTTAACTAATAAATATTATTCAGGTATAGTGCCCCAGCCTAATGAGTTTTCTGAAGTTGATGAAGATACGCTAGCTGCACTTAAGGAGTATCCCAATATCATTGGTAAATCAATAGAACGTTATCGTTTTAGAGAAGCCTCTCAAGAATTAATGAATTTAGCCCGTTTAGGAAACAAATACTTAGCAGATGAGGAGCCTTGGAAAGTGATTAAGCAAAATGAAGAGCGTGTACAAACCATCATGTATGTTGCTTTACAAATAGCCGCAGGGTTATCTGTACTATGTGAACCTTTCTTACCTTTTACTGCTCGTAAATTAAAAGCTATCTTACATATTGACGCCGATTTGAGCTGGGGAGAAATTGCTTCAAAAGAAGTTTTACTACCAGCTGCACATCCAATAAATAAAGCTGCATTACTGTTTGCTAAAATTGAAGATCAAGAAATCACAGCGCAATTAGAAAAACTACAAGCTACCAAACAAGCAAATGAAGCTGAAAACAAAGTTATAGAACCTCAAAAAGAAACTATTGATTTTGAAGATTTCACAAAATTAGACATGAGAGTTGGTACAATCTTAGAGGCTACTAAAGTACCTAAAACTAAAAAACTTTTACAACTAAAAGTTGATGTTGGTATTGATGTACGTACAATTGTTTCTGGTATTGCTGAAACGTTTAAACCAGAAGATATCATAGGGCAACAAGTAACTGTACTTTGTAATTTAGCTCCTCGTAAATTAAGAGGAATTGAAAGTCAAGGAATGATTTTAATGACAGATACGCCTGATGGAAAATTAGCATTTGTAGAGCCTGCACAGCCTGTAAAAAATGGAGAAGCAATCGCTTAA
- a CDS encoding S66 peptidase family protein, giving the protein MNTNKNILVLILFMIASSLLGQSISLKKIKPPYLQKGDTIIILAPAGILKNRALVIDKAKILAEKWGLKVLYGKHMFEQGNHFAGTDEQRCEDFQKALDDPTIKAIWSARGGYGSVRILDRLDFTIFKKQPKWIIGYSDLTAFHNHINNVGVETLHAMMGVSLEDKAAMITETIATFKKALFGEQLKYEVGASRYNRKGKVSGELVGGNIAVLASMLGSESQLDTDGKILFIEEIGEYKYSIDRMLQSLRRAGYFRKLKGVIVGGMTKIKKNTTPWGSSIEQLILDIIPENIPVMFNFPAGHDSDNRALILGRKVVLEVEENKALLLFEE; this is encoded by the coding sequence TTGAATACAAATAAAAACATACTAGTACTTATTTTATTTATGATAGCTTCATCATTACTCGGACAGTCTATTTCTTTAAAAAAAATAAAGCCGCCTTATTTACAAAAAGGAGATACTATTATCATTCTTGCGCCGGCAGGAATTTTGAAAAATAGGGCATTGGTTATTGATAAAGCAAAGATACTAGCTGAAAAATGGGGCTTAAAAGTTTTGTATGGAAAGCATATGTTTGAGCAAGGAAATCATTTTGCAGGTACAGATGAGCAACGGTGTGAAGACTTTCAAAAAGCATTGGACGATCCAACAATAAAAGCAATATGGAGTGCAAGAGGAGGGTATGGCTCAGTACGTATTTTAGACAGGTTAGATTTTACTATTTTTAAGAAACAACCTAAATGGATCATAGGATATTCAGACCTTACAGCCTTTCATAACCATATAAATAATGTAGGGGTAGAAACATTACACGCTATGATGGGAGTTAGCTTGGAGGATAAAGCTGCGATGATTACTGAAACAATAGCTACTTTTAAAAAGGCATTATTTGGAGAGCAATTAAAATATGAGGTGGGAGCTTCTAGATACAATAGAAAAGGAAAAGTATCAGGAGAGTTAGTAGGAGGAAATATAGCTGTTTTGGCTTCTATGTTAGGTTCAGAAAGTCAATTAGATACCGATGGGAAAATTTTATTTATAGAAGAAATAGGGGAATATAAGTATAGTATTGATAGAATGTTGCAGAGTTTGCGAAGAGCAGGGTATTTTAGAAAATTAAAAGGAGTAATTGTTGGTGGTATGACTAAAATAAAAAAAAATACGACCCCTTGGGGAAGTAGTATAGAACAATTAATTTTAGATATCATTCCTGAAAATATACCTGTAATGTTCAATTTTCCAGCAGGTCATGATTCTGATAATAGGGCATTGATTTTAGGGAGAAAGGTTGTGTTAGAAGTTGAAGAAAATAAAGCATTGTTACTCTTTGAAGAGTAA
- a CDS encoding Tex family protein encodes MQLIPYIISQTSIAEKSIKHTIELLNEDCTIPFIARYRKEKTGNLDEIEIGQIVQLKEQFEALEKRKLAVLKAIEEQNLLTKDLKDKIEKVEDLTVLEDVYLPYKKKRKTKAETARKNGLEPLAKMIMSQRMNDLEHTASKYLHNGIDSKEKALEGARFIIAEWINERTDIRNYIRHQLERFSSINTKVVKTKIAEEKAQKFKDYFDWSESLNNIPSHRLLAILRAEKEGFIRIKIELDNERVLQRMESKIIRSHNACADQITLAIADAYKRLLFPSLSNEALAIAKEKADASATKVFAKNLQQLLLGAPLGEKRILAIDPGFRTGCKIVCLNEQGDLMHNETIFPHAPQNKTTEAIKKISSLTDAYHIEAIAIGNGTASRETAQFIKRITFKNKIEVFIVSEAGASIYSASKIAREEFPNYDVTVRGAISIGRRLADPLAELVKIDPKSIGVGQYQHDVDQSKLKKSLDTTVAHCVNKVGVNINTASPSLLSYVSGIGPKLAENIVAYRNEHGAFLNRTAIKNVARLGGKAFEQAAGFLRIKNGDNPLDDSAVHPERYNLVKKIAKDLHKNVSDLINNAALIQQINLQNYVTDTFGLPTLKDIVKELEKPGLDPREKAKVFTFNQAIKTINDLHEGQLLPGIVNNITNFGCFVDIGIKESGLVHVSNLSNTFVKDINEHVRLHQQVIVQVLEVDVSRKRIQLSMNFN; translated from the coding sequence ATGCAACTCATACCTTATATCATTTCTCAAACATCAATTGCAGAAAAATCAATTAAACATACTATTGAACTACTTAATGAAGACTGCACAATTCCTTTTATAGCTCGCTATAGAAAAGAAAAAACAGGAAATTTAGATGAAATTGAAATTGGTCAAATTGTGCAACTAAAAGAACAATTTGAAGCGCTTGAAAAAAGAAAGCTTGCTGTTTTAAAAGCTATTGAAGAGCAAAACCTTTTAACCAAAGATTTAAAAGACAAAATAGAAAAAGTAGAAGATCTTACTGTTTTGGAAGATGTGTACCTTCCTTATAAAAAGAAACGTAAAACCAAGGCTGAAACGGCTCGTAAAAACGGACTGGAACCTTTGGCTAAAATGATAATGAGTCAACGTATGAATGATTTGGAGCATACCGCTTCTAAATACCTTCATAATGGTATTGATTCTAAAGAGAAAGCCTTGGAAGGTGCTCGTTTTATTATTGCAGAGTGGATCAACGAACGTACTGATATTCGCAACTATATACGCCATCAACTAGAGCGTTTTTCATCAATTAACACCAAAGTTGTCAAAACAAAAATAGCTGAAGAAAAAGCGCAGAAATTTAAAGATTATTTTGATTGGTCTGAAAGTCTAAACAACATTCCTTCTCATAGGTTATTAGCCATACTCAGAGCCGAAAAAGAAGGGTTTATTCGTATTAAAATTGAATTAGATAATGAAAGAGTCTTGCAAAGAATGGAAAGTAAGATCATTCGTTCTCATAATGCATGCGCTGACCAAATTACCTTGGCTATAGCTGATGCCTATAAACGATTGCTTTTTCCTTCTTTATCTAATGAAGCTTTAGCCATTGCAAAAGAAAAAGCCGACGCATCGGCTACTAAAGTATTTGCTAAAAACTTACAACAATTACTCTTAGGTGCTCCTTTAGGTGAAAAACGAATTTTAGCAATTGATCCTGGTTTTAGAACTGGCTGTAAAATAGTTTGTTTAAACGAACAAGGTGATTTAATGCATAATGAAACCATATTTCCACATGCTCCACAGAACAAAACTACTGAAGCTATAAAGAAAATTAGTTCTTTAACCGATGCGTATCACATTGAAGCTATTGCCATAGGAAACGGAACTGCTTCTAGAGAAACAGCACAATTTATAAAACGTATCACTTTTAAAAATAAGATTGAAGTTTTTATTGTAAGTGAAGCTGGAGCCTCTATATATTCTGCATCAAAAATAGCGAGAGAGGAGTTTCCTAATTATGATGTAACCGTTCGTGGAGCTATTTCTATTGGCCGTCGTTTGGCTGACCCTCTCGCTGAACTTGTAAAGATTGACCCTAAATCTATTGGAGTAGGACAATACCAACATGATGTAGATCAATCTAAATTAAAAAAATCACTCGATACTACTGTTGCTCACTGTGTAAACAAAGTTGGTGTTAACATCAATACTGCTAGCCCTTCTTTACTTAGTTATGTTTCTGGAATTGGACCTAAATTGGCGGAAAATATTGTTGCTTATAGAAACGAACATGGTGCTTTTCTTAATAGAACTGCTATAAAAAATGTAGCTCGTTTAGGGGGAAAAGCTTTTGAACAAGCTGCTGGTTTTTTACGTATTAAAAATGGCGACAATCCTTTAGACGATTCGGCTGTTCATCCAGAACGCTATAATCTTGTTAAAAAAATAGCGAAAGACCTTCATAAAAATGTTTCTGATTTAATTAACAATGCTGCTCTCATACAACAAATAAACCTGCAAAATTATGTTACAGATACTTTTGGGTTACCTACCTTAAAAGATATCGTAAAAGAATTAGAAAAACCAGGTTTGGATCCTAGAGAAAAAGCAAAGGTATTTACTTTTAATCAAGCTATAAAAACAATCAACGATTTGCATGAAGGGCAACTGTTACCTGGAATTGTAAATAATATTACCAATTTCGGGTGCTTTGTTGATATTGGTATTAAAGAAAGTGGTTTGGTGCATGTTTCTAATTTATCCAATACTTTTGTAAAAGATATTAATG
- a CDS encoding YraN family protein, whose product MADHNKLGKEGEGLAVAYLLEKGYKILEKNYRFQKSEIDIIARKGATLIAVEVKTRTTTYFGAPQEFVNAKKIALLVIAMDAYVVQQDLEVDVRFDIVAITKHQGGFKIAHLKDAFLFF is encoded by the coding sequence ATGGCAGATCATAATAAATTAGGGAAAGAAGGAGAAGGTTTAGCAGTAGCATACTTATTAGAAAAAGGATATAAAATTCTTGAAAAGAATTATCGGTTTCAAAAGTCTGAGATCGATATTATAGCAAGAAAAGGAGCTACTTTAATAGCTGTAGAGGTGAAAACCAGAACAACAACTTACTTTGGAGCCCCTCAAGAATTCGTAAACGCTAAAAAAATAGCATTGCTAGTAATAGCTATGGATGCTTATGTGGTTCAGCAAGATTTAGAGGTTGATGTTCGGTTTGATATTGTTGCAATTACTAAACATCAAGGAGGTTTTAAGATAGCGCATTTGAAAGATGCCTTTTTATTTTTCTAA
- a CDS encoding TlpA family protein disulfide reductase, with product MLKKLLSLLVFTTSMVNAQYIVKGTMTPPGKGDWAILYKLEGAKQKFITNTTVKVDTVNINGETEILGKFLFTLPEDAKTGAYRVSYRNKGAGFVDFLFNKENVEFIFNPLYPDQSVVFTSSRENKLYSQYLEAIGLSQKKVDEIQANYIKSPTKDAKKAYKKAYKDLEDVQDIYENKSEGMLVSHFIKASKRYNTSNPTEDIQDYLNSIGKNFFNNIDFKSNELYNSSFLIDRVTDYIFGFNFSDDQVLQQKLYKEAIITVMDKVSKDNLRKEVTEYLITTFTDKRNSEIVDWVFAEYYKKLPKELQDSKFKQSKLDLLRATVGRVAPDFSWKEYGTRYGRTYEKDYKLSTLNDGENYLLIFWSTGCSHCLKEIPVLYKFMKNHKKTSVVAFGIENDDLDWNEYIKKLHGWHNAMGTHPENKWDNRIVRTYQLIATPAYFVLDANKKIIAMPNTIEDVEKYFNKLNTKKKANKKQKK from the coding sequence ATGTTGAAAAAATTACTTTCTTTATTAGTGTTCACAACATCAATGGTTAATGCACAATACATTGTAAAAGGAACCATGACTCCCCCAGGAAAAGGAGATTGGGCAATTTTATATAAATTAGAGGGGGCTAAACAAAAATTCATTACAAACACTACTGTAAAAGTTGACACAGTTAATATCAATGGGGAAACAGAAATCTTAGGCAAATTTCTCTTTACGCTACCTGAGGATGCAAAAACTGGAGCATATCGAGTAAGTTATAGAAATAAAGGAGCTGGATTTGTTGATTTCTTATTCAATAAAGAAAATGTAGAGTTCATTTTCAATCCTCTTTATCCTGATCAATCTGTGGTATTTACCAGCTCTAGAGAAAACAAATTATACAGCCAGTATTTAGAAGCTATTGGACTAAGTCAAAAAAAGGTAGATGAAATTCAAGCTAACTACATAAAAAGCCCTACTAAAGATGCCAAAAAAGCTTATAAAAAGGCCTATAAAGATTTAGAGGATGTTCAAGATATCTATGAAAATAAATCGGAAGGAATGTTGGTTAGTCATTTTATCAAAGCCTCTAAGCGTTATAACACTTCTAATCCTACTGAAGATATTCAAGATTATTTAAACTCAATAGGAAAAAACTTTTTTAATAATATCGATTTTAAAAGTAACGAACTTTACAACTCTTCATTTTTAATAGATAGAGTGACAGATTATATTTTTGGTTTTAACTTTTCAGATGACCAAGTATTACAACAAAAATTGTATAAAGAAGCTATTATCACAGTAATGGATAAAGTTTCTAAAGATAATTTAAGGAAAGAAGTTACCGAATACTTAATTACTACTTTTACAGATAAAAGAAACTCAGAAATTGTGGATTGGGTTTTTGCTGAATATTATAAAAAACTACCTAAGGAGCTTCAAGATTCAAAATTCAAACAGAGTAAATTAGACTTATTAAGAGCTACAGTAGGAAGAGTTGCTCCTGACTTTTCTTGGAAAGAATATGGCACAAGATATGGAAGAACTTATGAAAAAGATTATAAACTTTCTACCCTTAATGATGGCGAAAATTATTTGCTTATATTCTGGAGTACGGGGTGTTCTCACTGCTTAAAAGAAATTCCTGTTTTATACAAGTTCATGAAAAACCACAAAAAAACTTCTGTAGTTGCTTTCGGTATTGAAAATGATGATTTGGATTGGAATGAATATATCAAAAAATTACATGGTTGGCACAATGCAATGGGAACGCATCCAGAAAACAAATGGGACAATAGAATTGTACGCACTTACCAATTAATAGCTACTCCTGCTTATTTTGTACTTGATGCTAATAAAAAGATAATTGCAATGCCAAATACGATTGAAGATGTTGAGAAATATTTCAATAAACTGAACACAAAGAAAAAGGCAAACAAAAAACAAAAAAAATAA